The Tamandua tetradactyla isolate mTamTet1 chromosome 5, mTamTet1.pri, whole genome shotgun sequence genome window below encodes:
- the FICD gene encoding protein adenylyltransferase FICD has translation MTLMSMASVMAVTEPKWISVWGRFFWVTLLSMVLGSLLALLLPLGAVEEQCLAVLKGFYLLRSKLDRAQHAITKCTSLSTELSVTSRDAGLLVVRNKASPANKLEAKAALNQALEMKRQGKRKKAHRLFLHALRMDPDFVDALNEFGIFSEEDKDIIQADYLYTRALTISPYNEKALVNRDRTLPLVEEIDQRYFSIIDSKVKKVMSIPKGNSALRRVMEETYYHHIYHTVAIEGNTLTLSEIRHILETRYAVPGKSLEEQNEVIGMHAAMKYVNTTLVSRIGSVTTSDVLEIHRRVLGYVDPVEAGRFRTTQVLVGHHVPPHPQDVEKQMQEFVQWLNSEDAMNLHPVEFAALAHYKLVYIHPFIDGNGRTSRLLMNLILMQAGYPPITIRKEQRSEYYHVLEVANEGDVRPFIRFIAKCTESTLDTLLFATTEYSVALPEAKPNHSGFKETLLVKP, from the exons ATGACACTCATGTCAATGGCTTCAGTGATGGCAGTGACTGAACCAAAATGGATCTCAGTATGGGGCCGCTTCTTCTGGGTGACATTGCTAAGCATGGTGCTGGGGTCCCTGCTGGCCCTGCTGCTACCACTTGGGGCCGTGGAGGAGCAGTGCTTGGCCGTGCTCAAAGGTTTCTACCTGCTCAGGAGCAAATTGGACAGGGCACAGCATGCTATCACCAAGTGCACCAGCTTGTCCACAGAGCTCAGTGTCACCTCCAGGGATGCAGGGCTGCTGGTGGTCAGGAACAAGGCCTCTCCAG CCAATAAGCTGGAAGCCAAAGCAGCTTTGAACCAAGCCCTGGAAATGAAGCGCCAGGGCAAGCGGAAGAAAGCCCACAGGCTCTTCTTACATGCCCTCAGGATGGACCCAGACTTCGTAGATGCGCTCAATGAATTTGGCATCTTCTCAGAAGAAGATAAGGATATCATCCAGGCGGATTACTTGTATACCAGGGCGTTAACCATCTCACCCTACAACGAGAAAGCGCTGGTCAACCGGGATCGGACATTGCCCCTCGTGGAGGAGATCGACCAGAGGTATTTCAGCATCATCGACAGTAAAGTGAAAAAAGTCATGTCCATCCCAAAGGGGAACTCTGCGCTCCGCAGAGTCATGGAGGAAACATACTACCACCACATCTACCACACAGTCGCAATCGAAGGAAACACCCTTACCCTCTCAGAAATCAGGCACATCCTTGAAACCCGCTACGCTGTGCCCGGGAAGAGCTTGGAGGAGCAGAATGAGGTCATTGGCATGCACGCAGCCATGAAGTATGTGAACACGACCCTGGTTTCCCGCATCGGGTCCGTTACCACCAGCGATGTGTTGGAGATCCACAGGCGGGTGCTGGGTTATGTAGACCCAGTGGAAGCCGGCCGGTTTCGGACAACACAAGTCCTTGTTGGACACCATGTCCCCCCCCATCCTCAAGATGTGGAAAAGCAGATGCAGGAGTTTGTACAGTGGCTCAACTCTGAGGATGCCATGAATCTACACCCGGTTGAGTTTGCAGCCTTAGCCCATTATAAACTGGTTTACATCCACCCGTTCATCGACGGCAATGGGAGGACATCACGCCTGCTCATGAACCTCATCCTGATGCAGGCAGGCTACCCGCCCATCACTATCCGCAAGGAGCAGAGGTCTGAGTATTATCATGTACTTGAAGTTGCCAACGAAGGTGATGTGAGACCATTCATTCGTTTCATTGCCAAGTGTACTGAATCCACCCTAGACACCCTGCTTTTTGCCACAACTGAGTACTCGGTGGCACTGCCAGAAGCCAAGCCCAACCATTCTGGGTTCAAGGAGACACTCCTTGTGAAGCCCTAA